Proteins encoded in a region of the Streptomyces sp. NBC_00513 genome:
- a CDS encoding endo alpha-1,4 polygalactosaminidase produces MNRRPPRWSLPVLAPLLLLAACTTVPEPDDVSPDPAPGQRWQPEPGVSWQWQLSGRLDTSVKAAVYDVDGFTTTKEQVADLKKAGRKTICYLSTGAWEDFRPDADDFPKSMLGKGNGWEGERWLDIRRLKELEPLMAKRVDMCRGKGFDAVEPDNMDGYANTSGFPLTGDDQLRYNRLIARLAHDRGLSVGLKNDLDQIPQLVGNFDFAVNEQCMEHDECDRYAPFTDAGKAVFHVEYEGRVGEWCARSQEAKLSSLQKKYDLGAWRRVCPRSGTP; encoded by the coding sequence GTGAACCGCCGTCCGCCGCGGTGGTCCCTGCCGGTCCTCGCCCCCCTGCTGCTGCTCGCCGCGTGCACCACCGTGCCGGAGCCGGACGACGTCTCGCCCGACCCGGCGCCGGGGCAGCGCTGGCAGCCCGAGCCGGGGGTCAGCTGGCAGTGGCAGCTCTCGGGCAGGCTCGACACCTCGGTGAAGGCGGCCGTGTACGACGTCGACGGGTTCACCACGACCAAGGAGCAGGTCGCCGACCTGAAGAAGGCCGGACGCAAGACGATCTGCTACCTCTCCACCGGGGCCTGGGAGGACTTCCGCCCGGACGCCGACGACTTCCCGAAGTCGATGCTCGGCAAGGGCAACGGCTGGGAGGGCGAACGCTGGTTGGACATCCGGCGCCTCAAGGAGCTGGAACCGCTGATGGCCAAGCGCGTCGACATGTGCCGGGGCAAGGGCTTCGACGCGGTGGAGCCCGACAACATGGACGGCTACGCCAACACCTCGGGCTTCCCGCTGACCGGCGACGACCAGTTGAGGTACAACCGGCTGATCGCCCGGCTGGCCCACGACCGGGGCCTGTCGGTCGGCCTGAAGAACGACCTGGACCAGATCCCCCAACTCGTCGGGAACTTCGACTTCGCGGTCAACGAGCAGTGCATGGAACACGACGAGTGCGACCGGTACGCGCCGTTCACCGACGCGGGCAAGGCCGTCTTCCACGTCGAGTACGAGGGTCGGGTGGGCGAGTGGTGCGCCCGCTCGCAGGAGGCGAAGCTCAGCTCGCTCCAGAAGAAGTACGACCTGGGTGCCTGGCGCAGGGTCTGCCCCCGCTCCGGCACCCCCTGA
- a CDS encoding sensor histidine kinase, whose amino-acid sequence MRAHPLATDAVLALGALVSMVVGSFADPRGPHGPTFGTRTPDPFSLLLMLLGAAALVFRRRHTRAVLAVTCALSLLELTTGEPRAPVVMCAVIALYTLAARTDRPTTWRIGLLTMTGLTGVAMLAGPLPWYAQENLGIFAWTGMAAAAGDAVRSRRAFVDAIRERAERAERTRDEEARRRVAEERLRIARDLHDVVAHHIALVNVQAGVAAHVMDKRPDQAKEALAHVRDASRSALNELRATVGLLRQSGDPEAPTEPAPGLAVLDELTDTFRHAGLPVEVIVQLGRDDSALPAAVDLAAYRVIQEALTNVRKHAGPGASAEVSVVRVGASVEVTVLDDGGTSADPAPEPADPGGGHGLLGMRERAGALGGSCFAGPRYGGGYRVHAILPVS is encoded by the coding sequence ATGCGGGCCCATCCGCTCGCCACCGACGCCGTGCTCGCGCTCGGGGCGCTCGTCTCCATGGTCGTCGGATCGTTCGCCGATCCCCGCGGGCCGCACGGGCCCACCTTCGGCACCCGCACCCCCGACCCCTTCTCGCTCCTGCTGATGCTCCTGGGCGCCGCCGCCCTCGTGTTCCGGCGCCGGCACACCCGTGCCGTGCTCGCCGTGACCTGCGCGCTGTCCCTGCTGGAGCTGACCACCGGGGAGCCCCGGGCACCCGTCGTGATGTGCGCGGTGATCGCCCTGTACACGCTGGCCGCCCGCACCGACCGGCCCACCACCTGGCGGATCGGGCTGCTCACCATGACGGGGCTGACCGGCGTCGCCATGCTGGCGGGACCACTGCCCTGGTACGCGCAGGAGAACCTCGGGATCTTCGCCTGGACCGGCATGGCCGCCGCCGCCGGCGACGCCGTGCGCAGTCGACGCGCCTTCGTCGACGCCATCCGGGAACGGGCCGAGCGAGCCGAGCGGACCCGTGACGAGGAGGCCAGGCGCCGGGTCGCCGAGGAGCGGCTGCGGATCGCCCGGGACCTGCACGACGTGGTCGCCCACCACATCGCCCTCGTCAACGTGCAGGCGGGGGTGGCCGCGCACGTGATGGACAAGCGCCCCGACCAGGCCAAGGAGGCGCTGGCCCACGTACGGGACGCCAGCCGCTCGGCGTTGAACGAGCTCCGTGCCACGGTCGGGCTGCTGCGCCAGTCCGGCGACCCGGAGGCGCCGACCGAGCCCGCGCCGGGGCTGGCCGTGCTGGACGAGCTGACGGACACCTTCCGGCACGCCGGGCTGCCGGTCGAGGTCATCGTGCAGTTGGGGCGGGACGATTCCGCGCTGCCGGCCGCCGTGGACCTGGCCGCGTACCGGGTGATCCAGGAGGCACTGACCAACGTGCGCAAGCACGCGGGCCCGGGAGCCAGTGCCGAGGTGAGCGTGGTCCGGGTCGGGGCCTCGGTGGAGGTGACCGTCCTCGACGACGGGGGCACCTCCGCCGACCCGGCCCCGGAACCGGCCGATCCGGGTGGCGGCCACGGGCTGCTCGGGATGCGCGAGCGGGCGGGCGCGCTGGGCGGGTCCTGCTTCGCGGGCCCCCGGTACGGCGGCGGATACCGGGTCCACGCCATCCTGCCGGTCTCCTAG
- the pelF gene encoding GT4 family glycosyltransferase PelF, which produces MSHGRHVTMLTEGTYPHVHGGVSTWCDQLVRGMPEVDFNVIALTGSGREPVTWELPRNVYRHTAVPLWGPPSARRLRSTLRGRALRGFTETYETFLLSLLDPRHGGFSRSLRELALLARAGKLAPALRSESVLRLLMAVWTRPGLVTAEAAPTIHDALTATDLLEHALRPLSVRIPPDSVAHAVSSGLATLPALAAKYLDQVPFLLTEHGIYLRERYLGYRTAEQRWPVKALMLGFYRELNTEGYRQADLITPCNQYNRRWEERGGAASDRIRTVYNGVDPHAFPEAGPEPEVPTLSWCGRIDPIKDLETLIRAYAFMREELPALRLRLFGPVPAGCEDYKLRLEKLAAELGVGDGITYEGRIDQVARAYAAGSVVMLSSISEGFPFSIIEAMSCGRTTVSTDVGGVREAVGDTGLVVPPREPETMARATLALLRDDERRAELGRMSRRRVVEKFTLHQSVDGFRHIYRELAGQPLLPVHPGDDWTQRLADPWYKELAADGSLW; this is translated from the coding sequence ATGAGCCATGGGCGTCATGTCACCATGCTCACCGAAGGCACCTATCCACACGTCCACGGGGGCGTCAGCACCTGGTGCGACCAACTGGTCCGCGGCATGCCGGAGGTCGACTTCAACGTCATAGCCCTGACCGGCTCCGGACGCGAGCCGGTCACCTGGGAACTGCCGCGCAACGTCTACCGGCACACCGCCGTACCGCTCTGGGGCCCTCCGTCGGCCCGGCGACTGCGGTCGACACTGCGCGGCAGGGCCCTCCGAGGTTTCACCGAGACGTACGAGACGTTCCTGCTCTCCCTGCTCGACCCGCGGCACGGCGGATTCTCGCGATCCCTGCGCGAACTGGCCCTGCTGGCCCGCGCCGGCAAGCTCGCGCCGGCCCTGCGCTCCGAGTCCGTACTGCGCCTGCTGATGGCCGTCTGGACCCGCCCCGGCCTCGTCACCGCCGAGGCCGCGCCCACCATCCACGACGCGCTCACCGCCACCGACCTGCTGGAACACGCGCTGCGCCCGCTGTCCGTGCGGATCCCGCCCGACAGCGTCGCCCACGCCGTCAGCAGCGGCCTCGCCACCCTTCCGGCCCTCGCCGCCAAATACCTCGACCAGGTGCCCTTCCTCCTCACCGAGCACGGCATCTACCTGCGCGAGCGCTACCTGGGCTACCGCACCGCCGAACAGCGCTGGCCCGTGAAGGCGTTGATGCTCGGCTTCTACCGCGAGCTCAACACCGAGGGCTACCGGCAGGCCGACCTGATCACCCCCTGCAACCAGTACAACCGTCGCTGGGAGGAGCGCGGCGGCGCCGCATCCGACCGCATCCGCACCGTCTACAACGGCGTCGACCCGCACGCCTTCCCCGAGGCCGGCCCCGAACCCGAGGTCCCCACCCTCAGCTGGTGCGGCCGCATCGACCCGATCAAGGACCTCGAAACCCTCATCCGCGCGTACGCGTTCATGCGCGAGGAACTCCCCGCCCTGCGGCTGCGCCTCTTCGGGCCGGTCCCGGCGGGCTGCGAGGACTACAAGCTCCGCCTGGAGAAGCTCGCCGCCGAACTCGGCGTCGGCGACGGCATCACCTACGAGGGCCGGATCGACCAGGTCGCGAGGGCCTACGCCGCCGGCAGCGTCGTGATGCTCTCCTCCATCAGCGAGGGCTTCCCCTTCAGCATCATCGAGGCCATGTCCTGCGGCCGCACCACGGTCTCCACCGACGTGGGAGGCGTACGCGAGGCCGTCGGGGACACCGGTCTCGTCGTCCCGCCCCGCGAGCCCGAGACCATGGCCCGCGCCACCCTCGCCCTGCTCCGCGACGACGAACGGCGCGCCGAACTCGGCCGGATGTCGCGCAGGCGGGTGGTCGAGAAGTTCACCCTCCACCAGTCCGTCGACGGCTTCCGGCACATCTACCGGGAACTCGCCGGCCAACCCCTGCTGCCCGTCCACCCGGGCGACGACTGGACCCAGCGGCTCGCGGACCCCTGGTACAAGGAGCTCGCCGCCGACGGGAGCCTGTGGTGA
- the sucB gene encoding 2-oxoglutarate dehydrogenase, E2 component, dihydrolipoamide succinyltransferase — protein MSVSVTLPALGESVTEGTVTRWLKAEGERVEADEPLLEVSTDKVDTEIPSPVSGILASIKVAEDETVEVGAELAVIDDGSGAPAPAEAETVTAEAPAEAPAEAPAEAAPAAEAPAAEAPAAEAPAAAPAASGTDVTLPALGESVTEGTVTRWLKQVGESVEADEPLLEVSTDKVDTEIPAPVSGTLLEILVGEDETAEVGARLAVIGVAGAAPAAAPAEAAPAPAEAAAPAAAPAPVEAAAPAAAPAPVQAAPAAAAPAPVAAPAAAPAQAAPAAQAPAAAAPVAPAAPAAPASAGDEGAYVTPLVRKLASESGVDLSSVSGSGVGGRIRKQDVLAAAEAAKAAAAAPAPAAAAAAPAAKAPAAVSELRGQTVKMTRMRKVIGDNMMKALHSQAQLSSVVEVDITKIMKLREKAKGAFLAREGVKLSPMPFFVKAAAQALKAHAVVNARINEDEGTITYFDSENIGIAVDSEKGLMTPVIKGAGDLNLAGISKATADLAAKVRGNKITPDELSGATFTISNTGSRGALFDTVIVPPNQVAILGIGATVKRPVVIETAEGTNIGIRDMTYLTLSYDHRLVDGADAARYLSAVKAILEAGEFEVELGL, from the coding sequence ATGTCGGTTTCCGTAACCCTTCCGGCGCTCGGTGAGAGCGTCACCGAGGGCACTGTCACCCGTTGGCTGAAGGCCGAGGGCGAGCGCGTCGAGGCCGACGAGCCGTTGCTCGAGGTATCGACCGACAAGGTCGACACCGAGATCCCGTCGCCCGTGTCCGGCATCCTGGCCTCCATCAAGGTCGCCGAGGACGAGACCGTCGAGGTCGGCGCCGAGCTGGCCGTCATCGACGACGGCTCGGGCGCCCCGGCCCCGGCCGAGGCCGAGACGGTCACCGCCGAGGCACCCGCCGAGGCTCCGGCCGAGGCCCCCGCCGAGGCGGCTCCGGCTGCCGAGGCTCCCGCCGCCGAGGCCCCGGCCGCCGAGGCACCCGCCGCCGCGCCTGCCGCGTCCGGTACGGACGTCACCCTCCCCGCCCTGGGCGAGAGCGTCACCGAGGGCACCGTCACCCGCTGGCTGAAGCAGGTCGGCGAGTCGGTCGAGGCCGACGAGCCGCTGCTGGAGGTCTCGACCGACAAGGTCGACACCGAGATCCCCGCCCCGGTCTCCGGCACCCTGCTGGAGATCCTGGTCGGCGAGGACGAGACCGCCGAGGTCGGCGCTCGCCTGGCCGTCATCGGTGTCGCCGGCGCGGCTCCCGCGGCTGCTCCGGCCGAGGCCGCCCCGGCTCCGGCCGAGGCCGCCGCTCCCGCCGCCGCCCCGGCTCCGGTGGAGGCTGCCGCTCCGGCCGCCGCCCCGGCTCCGGTCCAGGCCGCTCCCGCGGCTGCCGCTCCGGCTCCCGTGGCGGCTCCGGCCGCCGCTCCGGCGCAGGCCGCTCCGGCCGCTCAGGCTCCGGCCGCCGCGGCTCCCGTGGCCCCGGCCGCTCCCGCCGCTCCGGCCTCGGCCGGTGACGAGGGCGCGTACGTGACCCCGCTGGTGCGCAAGCTCGCCTCGGAGTCCGGCGTCGACCTGTCCTCGGTCTCGGGCTCCGGTGTCGGTGGCCGTATCCGCAAGCAGGACGTCCTGGCCGCCGCCGAGGCCGCCAAGGCCGCCGCCGCCGCTCCGGCGCCGGCAGCCGCCGCTGCCGCTCCGGCCGCCAAGGCTCCGGCCGCGGTGTCCGAGCTGCGTGGCCAGACCGTCAAGATGACCCGCATGCGCAAGGTCATCGGCGACAACATGATGAAGGCCCTGCACTCGCAGGCGCAGCTCAGCTCCGTGGTCGAGGTGGACATCACCAAGATCATGAAGCTGCGCGAGAAGGCCAAGGGCGCGTTCCTGGCCCGTGAGGGCGTCAAGCTCTCGCCGATGCCGTTCTTCGTCAAGGCCGCGGCCCAGGCGCTGAAGGCCCACGCGGTCGTCAACGCCCGGATCAACGAGGACGAGGGCACCATCACCTACTTCGACTCGGAGAACATCGGCATCGCCGTGGACTCCGAGAAGGGCCTGATGACCCCGGTCATCAAGGGTGCCGGTGACCTCAACCTGGCGGGCATCTCCAAGGCGACCGCCGACCTGGCCGCCAAGGTCCGCGGCAACAAGATCACGCCGGACGAGCTGTCGGGCGCGACCTTCACCATCAGCAACACCGGCTCGCGCGGCGCCCTGTTCGACACGGTCATCGTGCCGCCGAACCAGGTCGCCATCCTGGGCATCGGTGCCACGGTCAAGCGCCCGGTGGTCATCGAGACCGCCGAGGGCACGAACATCGGCATCCGCGACATGACGTACCTGACCCTGTCCTACGACCACCGCCTGGTGGACGGCGCGGACGCGGCCCGGTACCTCTCGGCCGTCAAGGCCATCCTGGAAGCCGGCGAGTTCGAGGTCGAGCTCGGCCTGTAG
- a CDS encoding leucyl aminopeptidase: MTALTLSTAGAATLRADALVVGVAKGAKGPVVAAGAEAVDKAFGGKLATVLDALGASGAEGEITKLPAPTGLKVPVVLAVGLGSVPEQDESYDEEALRRAAGSAARALHGVKKAAFALPLDDASAVTAVAEGALLGAYAFTVYQGGEKKAAKGEGPKQPLAEIALLGAKPRDKEHKAAAERAIVVATEVNIARDLVNTPPNDLTPEAFAAVASAAAKENGIKVQVLDEKALVKGGFGGIMGVGKGSENPPRLVKLSYTHSKAAKTLAFVGKGITYDSGGISLKPAGHNETMKCDMAGAAAVFAAVVAAAKLGLQVNVTGWLALAENMPSGSATKPGDVLRMYSGKTVEVLNTDAEGRLVLGDALTKASEENPDAIVDVATLTGAMVLALGDRTFAVMANDDAFRTSIHEIAEEVGEASWPMPLPADLRKTMDSPTADIANMGVRMGGGLVAGLFLQEFVGEGITWAHLDIAGPAFHEGAPYGYTPKGGTGSAVRTLVRLAERTATGDLG; the protein is encoded by the coding sequence GTGACTGCTCTGACTCTCAGCACTGCCGGCGCCGCGACGTTGCGCGCCGACGCCCTCGTGGTCGGCGTGGCGAAGGGCGCCAAGGGCCCCGTGGTCGCCGCAGGCGCCGAGGCCGTGGACAAGGCGTTCGGCGGAAAGCTCGCCACCGTGCTTGACGCGCTCGGCGCCTCGGGCGCGGAAGGCGAGATCACCAAGCTGCCCGCGCCCACCGGCCTCAAGGTCCCGGTCGTGCTGGCGGTCGGTCTGGGCTCCGTACCGGAGCAGGACGAGTCCTACGACGAGGAGGCGCTGCGCCGCGCCGCCGGATCCGCCGCCCGCGCCCTGCACGGCGTGAAGAAGGCCGCCTTCGCGCTTCCCCTCGACGACGCCTCCGCCGTCACCGCGGTCGCCGAGGGCGCGCTGCTCGGCGCGTACGCCTTCACCGTCTACCAGGGCGGCGAGAAGAAGGCCGCCAAGGGCGAGGGCCCCAAGCAGCCCCTCGCCGAGATCGCCCTGCTCGGCGCCAAGCCGCGCGACAAGGAGCACAAGGCCGCGGCCGAGCGCGCCATCGTCGTCGCGACCGAGGTCAACATCGCGCGTGACCTGGTCAACACCCCGCCGAACGACCTCACCCCCGAGGCCTTCGCCGCCGTCGCGTCCGCGGCCGCGAAGGAGAACGGCATCAAGGTCCAGGTGCTGGACGAGAAGGCCCTCGTCAAGGGTGGCTTCGGCGGCATCATGGGCGTCGGCAAGGGCTCCGAGAACCCGCCGCGCCTGGTGAAGCTCAGCTACACCCACTCCAAGGCGGCGAAGACCCTCGCCTTCGTCGGCAAGGGCATCACCTACGACTCGGGCGGCATCTCCCTGAAGCCGGCCGGTCACAACGAGACGATGAAGTGCGACATGGCCGGCGCCGCCGCCGTGTTCGCCGCCGTCGTCGCGGCCGCCAAGCTGGGCCTCCAGGTCAACGTCACCGGCTGGCTCGCGCTCGCCGAGAACATGCCGTCCGGCTCCGCCACCAAGCCCGGCGACGTGCTGCGCATGTACAGCGGCAAGACCGTCGAGGTCCTCAACACCGACGCCGAGGGCCGTCTCGTCCTGGGCGACGCGCTGACCAAGGCCTCCGAGGAGAACCCGGACGCGATCGTCGACGTCGCCACCCTGACCGGCGCCATGGTGCTGGCCCTGGGTGACCGGACCTTCGCCGTGATGGCCAACGACGACGCCTTCCGCACCTCGATCCACGAGATCGCCGAGGAGGTCGGCGAGGCCTCCTGGCCGATGCCGCTCCCCGCGGACCTGCGCAAGACCATGGACTCCCCCACCGCCGACATCGCCAACATGGGTGTCCGCATGGGCGGCGGCCTGGTGGCCGGCCTCTTCCTCCAGGAGTTCGTCGGCGAGGGCATCACCTGGGCCCACCTCGACATCGCGGGCCCCGCCTTCCACGAGGGCGCCCCGTACGGCTACACCCCCAAGGGCGGCACCGGCTCGGCCGTGCGCACCCTGGTGCGGCTGGCCGAGCGCACCGCCACGGGCGACCTGGGCTGA
- a CDS encoding spherulation-specific family 4 protein produces MKKDHMLLVPLYEHPADQPEAWELLIRSAGRLHSVVLNPDSGPGDAPDERFAAVAARLREAGVPVLGYADTDYGRRPHAAVVQDLLRHRDWYDTDGAFLDQASADPELLAHYGRLGVAARAAGARTVVLNHGVHPHPGYAELADLLVTFEGPWDAYRDAAAVPAWTADHPAGRFCHLVYAVPPGAPTAELARERGAAVHCAVPGTGAHPWGTLPYALEATA; encoded by the coding sequence ATGAAGAAGGACCACATGCTGCTGGTGCCCCTCTACGAGCACCCCGCCGACCAGCCCGAGGCCTGGGAGCTGCTGATCCGCTCCGCGGGCCGCCTGCACTCGGTGGTGCTCAACCCCGACAGCGGGCCGGGCGACGCCCCCGACGAACGGTTCGCCGCCGTCGCCGCACGGCTGCGCGAAGCCGGGGTGCCCGTCCTGGGTTACGCCGACACCGACTACGGGCGGCGCCCGCACGCGGCCGTCGTCCAGGACCTGTTGCGCCACCGCGACTGGTACGACACCGACGGGGCCTTCCTCGACCAGGCCTCCGCCGACCCCGAACTGCTGGCCCACTACGGTCGGCTCGGGGTCGCCGCCCGGGCCGCGGGCGCCCGCACGGTCGTCCTCAACCACGGCGTCCACCCGCACCCCGGGTACGCCGAACTCGCGGACCTGCTGGTCACCTTCGAGGGGCCCTGGGACGCCTACCGGGACGCGGCGGCCGTGCCCGCCTGGACCGCCGACCACCCCGCGGGACGGTTCTGCCACCTGGTGTACGCCGTCCCGCCGGGCGCGCCCACCGCCGAACTCGCCCGGGAGCGGGGGGCCGCCGTGCACTGCGCGGTTCCCGGAACCGGCGCGCACCCGTGGGGCACCCTCCCGTACGCCCTGGAGGCCACCGCGTGA
- the lpdA gene encoding dihydrolipoyl dehydrogenase — protein MANDASTVFDLVILGGGSGGYAAALRASQLGLDVALIEKNKLGGTCLHNGCIPTKALLHAGEIADQAREAAQFGVKASFEGIDIAGVHKYKDDVISGLYKGLQGLVASRKVTYIEGEGRLSSPTSVDVDGRTIQGRHVLLATGSVPKSLPGLDIDGNRIISSDHALVLDRVPESAIILGGGVIGVEFASAWKSFGTDVTVIEGLKHLVPVEDENSSKLLERAFRKRGIKFNLGTFFEKAEYTENGVRVTLADGKTFEAEVLLVAIGRGPVSQGLGYEEQGVAMDRGYVLVDEYMQTNVPSISAVGDLVPTLQLAHVGFAEGILVAERLAGLKAVPIDYDGVPRVTYCHPEVASVGITEAKAKEIYGADKVVALKYNLAGNGKSKILKTAGEIKLVQVKDGAVVGVHMVGDRMGEQVGEAQLIYNWEALPAEVAQLIHAHPTQNEALGEAHLALAGKPLHSHD, from the coding sequence GTGGCGAACGACGCCAGCACCGTTTTCGACCTAGTGATCCTCGGCGGTGGCAGTGGCGGTTACGCCGCGGCGCTGCGCGCATCCCAGCTGGGTCTCGACGTTGCGCTGATCGAGAAGAACAAGCTCGGCGGCACCTGCCTGCACAACGGCTGCATCCCCACGAAGGCACTGCTGCACGCCGGTGAGATCGCGGACCAGGCGCGCGAAGCCGCCCAGTTCGGTGTCAAGGCCTCCTTCGAGGGCATCGACATCGCGGGTGTGCACAAGTACAAGGACGACGTCATCTCGGGCCTGTACAAGGGTCTCCAGGGTCTCGTCGCCTCGCGCAAGGTGACCTACATCGAGGGTGAGGGCCGCCTCTCCTCGCCGACCTCCGTCGACGTCGACGGCCGCACCATCCAGGGCCGCCACGTCCTGCTGGCGACCGGCTCCGTGCCGAAGTCGCTGCCGGGCCTGGACATCGACGGAAACCGCATCATCTCCTCGGACCACGCGCTCGTCCTGGACCGCGTGCCCGAGTCCGCGATCATCCTGGGCGGCGGCGTCATCGGCGTCGAGTTCGCCTCGGCGTGGAAGTCCTTCGGCACCGACGTCACCGTCATCGAGGGTCTCAAGCACCTCGTGCCGGTAGAGGACGAGAACAGCTCCAAGCTTCTTGAGCGCGCGTTCCGCAAGCGCGGCATCAAGTTCAACCTCGGCACCTTCTTCGAGAAGGCCGAGTACACCGAGAACGGTGTCCGCGTCACCCTCGCCGACGGCAAGACCTTCGAGGCGGAGGTGCTGCTGGTCGCGATCGGCCGCGGCCCGGTCTCGCAGGGTCTGGGTTACGAGGAGCAGGGCGTCGCGATGGACCGCGGCTACGTCCTGGTCGACGAGTACATGCAGACCAACGTGCCGAGCATCTCGGCCGTCGGTGACCTCGTCCCGACCCTGCAGCTCGCACACGTCGGCTTCGCCGAGGGCATCCTCGTCGCCGAGCGTCTGGCCGGCCTCAAGGCCGTCCCGATCGACTACGACGGTGTGCCGCGCGTCACGTACTGCCACCCCGAGGTCGCCTCCGTCGGCATCACCGAGGCCAAGGCCAAGGAGATCTACGGGGCGGACAAGGTCGTGGCCCTGAAGTACAACCTGGCGGGCAACGGCAAGAGCAAGATCCTCAAGACCGCGGGCGAGATCAAGCTCGTCCAGGTCAAGGACGGTGCCGTGGTCGGCGTCCACATGGTCGGTGACCGGATGGGCGAGCAGGTCGGCGAAGCCCAGTTGATCTACAACTGGGAAGCTCTGCCGGCCGAGGTCGCGCAGCTCATCCACGCGCACCCGACCCAGAACGAAGCGCTCGGCGAGGCCCACCTGGCCCTTGCCGGCAAGCCGCTTCACTCCCACGACTAA
- a CDS encoding phosphatidylglycerol lysyltransferase domain-containing protein yields the protein MGEVRLTSADTTTAVNGRKESGGDPAGRGETGKGDPAAKAEARRGSKPSRRGAAFAIWYLRVVTFVNFLSAVWLSLGQDLRRHNTADFYTPYLLTAGFASGLFSLILAVTMGRRKRAAWILNLVISGILLFAFATAAFAPCVGGDYDFCYPEFRDHAQNWVSLALTAAFVGALLLGRHEFYAKGDRSNPKLATAVAAVGLLLTSLVAALLVGATNTDPDRADATFLARWKYGAMRLITLEPNDRAYDGIATPAWVDVFVNVMSMLLLLAVLFAAFRSRRAVDPLTPEDEDRLRALLAKQGDRDSLGYFALRREKSVIWSPTGKAAVTYRVVGGVSLASGDPIGDPEAWPGAIEPWLAEAREHGWVPAVMGASEEAGQIYARHGLDALELGDEAIVETAEFTLEGRAMRTVRQAYNRVKRAGYTVRIRRHSDIPTEEMDVLLVRADDWRDGATERGFSMALGRLGDPDDGQCVMLECFDGNGELRAVLSFVPWGPKGLSLDLMRRDRDSENGLMEFMVIELLERSKEIGVTQVSLNFAMFRSVFERGSKLGAGPVLRMWRSLLSFFSRWWQIESLYRANAKYRPIWEPRFMLFEKSSDLLRIGVAAGRAEGFLEAPGLPKWMHRRHLETKR from the coding sequence ATGGGAGAGGTCCGCTTGACCAGCGCAGATACCACAACGGCAGTAAACGGAAGAAAAGAGTCCGGCGGCGATCCCGCCGGCAGGGGGGAAACAGGCAAGGGGGATCCCGCGGCCAAGGCGGAGGCCCGCAGGGGCAGCAAACCGTCACGGCGCGGCGCCGCCTTCGCGATCTGGTACCTGCGCGTCGTCACCTTCGTGAACTTCCTCAGCGCGGTGTGGCTTTCGCTGGGGCAGGACCTGCGCCGGCACAACACCGCCGACTTCTACACCCCGTACCTGCTCACGGCGGGCTTCGCCTCGGGGCTGTTCTCGCTGATCCTCGCCGTCACCATGGGCCGCCGCAAACGGGCCGCCTGGATCCTGAACCTGGTGATCAGCGGCATACTGCTGTTCGCCTTCGCCACGGCCGCCTTCGCCCCGTGCGTCGGCGGGGACTACGACTTCTGCTACCCGGAGTTCCGCGACCACGCGCAGAACTGGGTCTCGCTCGCCTTGACCGCGGCCTTCGTCGGCGCCCTGCTGCTGGGCCGCCACGAGTTCTACGCCAAGGGCGACCGGTCCAACCCCAAGCTGGCCACCGCCGTGGCCGCCGTCGGGCTGCTGCTGACCTCGCTGGTCGCGGCCCTGCTCGTCGGCGCCACCAACACCGACCCGGACCGGGCCGACGCCACCTTCCTCGCCCGCTGGAAGTACGGCGCGATGCGGCTGATCACCCTGGAGCCGAACGACCGGGCCTACGACGGGATCGCCACGCCGGCGTGGGTGGACGTCTTCGTCAACGTCATGTCGATGCTGCTGCTCCTCGCCGTGCTGTTCGCCGCGTTCCGCTCGCGCCGCGCCGTGGACCCGCTCACCCCCGAGGACGAGGACCGGCTGCGGGCCCTGCTCGCCAAGCAGGGCGACCGTGACTCGCTCGGCTACTTCGCGCTGCGCCGCGAGAAGTCCGTCATCTGGTCCCCCACCGGCAAGGCCGCCGTCACCTACCGCGTCGTCGGCGGCGTGTCCCTGGCCTCCGGCGACCCGATCGGCGACCCCGAGGCCTGGCCCGGCGCCATCGAGCCCTGGCTGGCCGAGGCCCGCGAGCACGGCTGGGTGCCGGCCGTCATGGGCGCGAGCGAGGAGGCCGGGCAGATCTACGCCCGGCACGGCCTGGACGCGCTGGAACTGGGCGACGAGGCCATCGTCGAGACCGCCGAGTTCACGCTGGAGGGCCGCGCCATGCGGACCGTCCGGCAGGCCTACAACCGGGTCAAGCGCGCCGGGTACACGGTGCGGATCCGCCGGCACTCCGACATCCCGACCGAGGAGATGGACGTACTCCTCGTCCGCGCCGACGACTGGCGCGACGGCGCGACCGAGCGCGGCTTCTCGATGGCACTGGGCCGGTTGGGCGACCCCGACGACGGCCAGTGCGTGATGCTGGAGTGCTTCGACGGCAACGGTGAACTGCGTGCCGTGCTGTCCTTCGTGCCGTGGGGACCCAAGGGTCTGTCGCTCGACCTGATGCGCCGCGACCGGGACTCGGAGAACGGTCTGATGGAGTTCATGGTCATCGAACTCCTGGAGCGGTCAAAGGAGATCGGCGTCACACAGGTCTCACTGAACTTCGCGATGTTCCGCTCCGTCTTCGAGCGGGGATCGAAGCTCGGCGCCGGTCCGGTGCTGCGGATGTGGCGCTCGTTGCTGAGCTTCTTCTCGCGCTGGTGGCAGATCGAGTCCCTCTACCGGGCCAACGCCAAATACCGGCCGATCTGGGAACCGCGGTTCATGCTCTTCGAGAAGAGTTCGGACCTGCTGCGGATCGGTGTCGCGGCGGGCCGGGCGGAGGGCTTCCTCGAAGCTCCCGGCCTGCCGAAGTGGATGCACCGCAGACACCTGGAGACCAAGCGTTGA